GGGAACGGGATTGATGATCAGCAACAGAGAAATTCCGTATATTTCCTATGTCATCTACCCTACAAGATAAATTCATAGCAAGTTGCGGAAAGCATGAACATCGGCCAGCAAATATTATTTCTCATCAGTGCCCTGGGCGGCCTTAACGGCATTTTACTCAGCCTGTATCTTTTTTTCAGGAAAAAGAGTCGGTCGGTCCCAATGTTCTTCCTGGCAGTGTCGCTATTAGCGATCAGTATCCGGGTCACCAAATCTGTCATTTATTACTTCAATCCTCATCTGCCTAAGATTTACCTGCAGATAGGATTATCGGCCTGCTTTTTTATTGGCCCCGGTCTGTATTATTTTTTCAGATCCGTGCAACAGCAACGTACCAACATCCCCTCCTCCTGGAAATGGACGTTGGGTGCGCTACTGGTAATCGTGCTCCTGCCGGGGCTGATCATTCCCTATCAGCAATATCCTGAAACCTGGCGACGTATAGGAGTATACCTTATTTATTTTGAATGGATGGCCTGCCTTATTGCGGCGGGTGTTGTTTTAAGAAACATTTTAAGCGCTGCGCAGCCCGGGATGTCGAAGGTTACCGGAAGATTCCTGCTATTGATATATGCCGGTAATTGCCTCGTATTTGCAGCCTATATGCTGGCATTATTCAGCCATGTCAGGTGGAATTATATTGCCGGAGGGGTGTGCTTTTCACTGGTATTGTATCTGACCATCTTCTTTGTACTATACGGCGCCAGGGTAGAACATATACTGCAGGGTGAAGAACCCGCGAGGCCGGAGAAGCGGAAACTGGCTGATAACGATGCGCAGGCCTGGTTATCGAAACTGGAAAAGGTGATAGCCGCCGAACAATTATACAAAGATCCCAATCTGAAACTGAACGACCTCGCAGCAAAAATAAACATCACCGGACATCAGTTGTCGCAGTTACTGAACGAATACCTGGGCAAAAGCTTCTCTACATTCGTCAATGAATACCGGATAAACGAAGCATGCAAACTAATCACTACCCATCATCATCTTACCTTCGAAGCTATCGGATACGAGGTAGGCTATAACTCCAAGTCAACCTTTTATGCTGCTTTCCGGAAGATAAAAGACATGACACCTGCGCTTTTCAAAGAAAACATCCCAAAAACCAGCACTATATAACAACCTGTTTACCAAGTCTTCATAGTCCTGATTTATAATTCCGTACTACTGATTTCATAAAACCAGACCTGCCGGGTTCGCCTGGTGGTTAGGTTTGCCCGGAAAACATGCAGTAATACGGATGATGATAAGATTAATATTATTGACTGGCCTGCTGGTATCGACGGGCCCCCAAATCAGCAGTGCCCAGATATCTGTACGGGGAAAGGTGGTGGATAGTGTTTATGGCCAGGGGATCGGCTATGCTACAGTAAGTCTGCTAACGCGTAACGACTCCGCCATGGTTCGCGGGCAGCTTACTGATACAGTCGGTACTTTCCTGCTGACGGGTATTTCTCCGGGCAGATATATCCTCCAGATCAGCTCCGTTGGATATAGGAAGCGGTACCTGCCTGTCTTCCTACAAACAACAACAGATGCAGGCATTATCAGACTTACGGCCAATACCAGCCAGCTTACCGGTATTCAGGTCAGTGGCAGCCGGCCGGCTTTCCGGAGGGAAGATGATAAACTTGTGCTGAACATTTCGGGCAACAAACTATTTGCAACAGCCGCAAATGGCTACGATATCCTGAAAAAAATACCCGGCCTGCAGGTAAACGGCGATGGCACCCTCCTGCTCAACGGCCGCACTACACCTGTGATTTTCGTAAATGGGAAGCAATTACAGATGAGCCCTGAAGAACAGCAACAATTCCTTTCCAGCCTTTCTCCCGATATGTTAAGCTCCATTGAAGTGATTAATACACCTTCTTCCCGCTATGATGGTGAGTTCAAAGCCATCCTGGATATCAGGCTGAAACAGGATCCCCGCATGGGCTGGAAAGGAGCTATCAGCACTAACCTGCAGCAAAACGCCTATACGTTGTCCGACAACAATCTGATGATCACCTACCGGGCGGGAAAAATGGTATATACGGCACGGATGGGCTACACCGGGGGCGACAGGATACGCCGGTATCATGCGTTACAGCATCTTGCCAATACAGACATACTCACTACCAATACCCGGACGCTGACAGGCAACAATAACCTCATTTTCCAGGCCGGGGCCGATTACAACATTGCTCCGGATCAGCGCATTTCCCTGCTACTGCGGGGCGCCCGCCTCGACCGGAACATACGCTCATTCAATACCCTCGATGCAACGGATGCCACCGTACAAAAAGCAATGATGAATACGTATACGGATAATCGATCCAATCCACTGCAACATAGCTATGCCGCCAACCTGGATTATTCCGGCAAATGGAAAAAAACACAACTGGATCTGCTAACTTCTTATGTGAATATCAGCAACCGCCAGGATGAAGACATTCAGACACATAATGCCCCGGATCAGCAGCTATTGACCTACTGGCTGACCAATCTGAACAACGATATCACGATTCGCACCGCGCAGGCGGATGTTAGTATCAACGCGGGAAAAGCAACGCTTTTGATGGGAGGCAGATTTGCTTTTACCACCACTTCCAACAAACTGCGTTATGATACGCTCGATACCCCGCAACACTTTGTAACCGACAGCAGCCGCACCAATAACTTTCTTTATAATGAATATACCGGAGCAGCCTACATCTCTTACAGTAGCAGTTTTAAAAAGCTGAATTATAACCTGAGTCTGCGAACGGAATATACTCATACCAATGCCAATTCATTTACCAAAAATGCCGTAACAGAAAGAAACTATCTGAAGTGGTTGCCAGGCATTAGTGTTACCTATGCTTTCAATAAAAATCAGCAGCTGAATGTAGCCTACAGCCGGCGGCTGACCAGGCCTACCTTTACCCAGCTCAACCCGTTCCGGTTTTATAACAGTCCGCTTAACTACTACGTAGGTAATCCTGATCTGAAAGCTGCAACTACCGACATGCTGGCCGTTTCCTATACCTATAAAAATCTGATGGTAACTGTAAATGCAGGAAGGGAATGGGACGCCATGGTAAGGTACCCGGAATACGATAGCATCACCAATGTGCTGGAATACCTGGGAAAGAACATTCCATTTAACGATTTCGCTGGCGTACAAGTCAGTTTTCCTTTGACTGTTACCAAATGGTGGCGTATGAATCACCAGGTGAATGGTTACTATAAAAAAGAGCAGATGCCTTATCACCAGGCTACTTACAGGATACCGGTAACGGAGTACGACTTCAGCGGCAGCCAGGTGTTTACGTTACCGGCAAAGTATACTTTCGAAATATATTATGCCTATCATTCCAGGGGCGGGAATAGTCTTTATAAATCCATGTCGCTGGGCAATGTAGACCTGAGCCTGCAGAAACAATGGATGAACGGGAAATTGAATACACGTATCAATTACTACGATATTTTCGATACCTACCGTGTTCTGTATATTTTCCGGGAGAAGCAAATCATCAATAACCAGCTCTCTCATTGGTTTGGCAACAGGAAGTTTGCGCTGACTGTAGCGTATAATTTCGGAAGATCTACTCACAAGGCCATGCAGGAAAAGAAGAATGAAGAAGAAAACAGGGTTGGTTTATAAACCGGCCCTTAGCGGGCCGGCTATGTATTCCACTTGTATTATCTTGTAGTATAACCACCGTTGGCGAAGATGGTTTGCCCGGTGATCCACCATCCGTCGGTTACGAGAAATAGTACTAATGGTACGATGTCTTCTATTTTGGTTAGGCCACCTAATGCAGAAGCAGATTTGTGATAGGCCACTGAGTCGGGTGTTTCAGCCGGGTAGAAGAACGGCGTATCCATTGGGCCGGGAGCCACTGCGGTAACCGAAATACCTCTTCCGCCGTATTCTTTTGCCGCAGAACGGGTGAAGTGTTCTACCGGAGCTTTAGCACCGGCATAAGTGGAATAGAGGCCCGTAAACGCAGCC
The genomic region above belongs to Chitinophaga sp. 180180018-3 and contains:
- a CDS encoding TonB-dependent receptor, with product MMIRLILLTGLLVSTGPQISSAQISVRGKVVDSVYGQGIGYATVSLLTRNDSAMVRGQLTDTVGTFLLTGISPGRYILQISSVGYRKRYLPVFLQTTTDAGIIRLTANTSQLTGIQVSGSRPAFRREDDKLVLNISGNKLFATAANGYDILKKIPGLQVNGDGTLLLNGRTTPVIFVNGKQLQMSPEEQQQFLSSLSPDMLSSIEVINTPSSRYDGEFKAILDIRLKQDPRMGWKGAISTNLQQNAYTLSDNNLMITYRAGKMVYTARMGYTGGDRIRRYHALQHLANTDILTTNTRTLTGNNNLIFQAGADYNIAPDQRISLLLRGARLDRNIRSFNTLDATDATVQKAMMNTYTDNRSNPLQHSYAANLDYSGKWKKTQLDLLTSYVNISNRQDEDIQTHNAPDQQLLTYWLTNLNNDITIRTAQADVSINAGKATLLMGGRFAFTTTSNKLRYDTLDTPQHFVTDSSRTNNFLYNEYTGAAYISYSSSFKKLNYNLSLRTEYTHTNANSFTKNAVTERNYLKWLPGISVTYAFNKNQQLNVAYSRRLTRPTFTQLNPFRFYNSPLNYYVGNPDLKAATTDMLAVSYTYKNLMVTVNAGREWDAMVRYPEYDSITNVLEYLGKNIPFNDFAGVQVSFPLTVTKWWRMNHQVNGYYKKEQMPYHQATYRIPVTEYDFSGSQVFTLPAKYTFEIYYAYHSRGGNSLYKSMSLGNVDLSLQKQWMNGKLNTRINYYDIFDTYRVLYIFREKQIINNQLSHWFGNRKFALTVAYNFGRSTHKAMQEKKNEEENRVGL
- a CDS encoding helix-turn-helix domain-containing protein; this encodes MFFLAVSLLAISIRVTKSVIYYFNPHLPKIYLQIGLSACFFIGPGLYYFFRSVQQQRTNIPSSWKWTLGALLVIVLLPGLIIPYQQYPETWRRIGVYLIYFEWMACLIAAGVVLRNILSAAQPGMSKVTGRFLLLIYAGNCLVFAAYMLALFSHVRWNYIAGGVCFSLVLYLTIFFVLYGARVEHILQGEEPARPEKRKLADNDAQAWLSKLEKVIAAEQLYKDPNLKLNDLAAKINITGHQLSQLLNEYLGKSFSTFVNEYRINEACKLITTHHHLTFEAIGYEVGYNSKSTFYAAFRKIKDMTPALFKENIPKTSTI